The Bombus fervidus isolate BK054 chromosome 3, iyBomFerv1, whole genome shotgun sequence genome includes a window with the following:
- the Cdk12 gene encoding cyclin-dependent kinase 12 isoform X5, which yields MPSSRDIERAERNGRFRARRRDSTSSDINRHSFEAPDKKHRRHGKNKSSGKKKKKRSRDKSIENVPTVASSIVKPLVEYSDVSSEDLSEPEAGEIQSEDSRGNSYTDGEVPETVLQRRYYGGSPVRALGASPISLSPSPPVQHRHVNRHYSPNEQQPSAMHGGTPEYEEESRRYARRKEKKHKREKKKKRSLSPSSSTGKKKKRKSKRHSHSLSPHRIADEIIISPDHEKPIGNWSESPPLPLKDSTSPISPATPQEQRCLSDVELEITRQPRNVTPPSLPPRPTESPHTPLLPPRTTTPENSKASLSTMKHTPERQKHSPSIHTRRSSISPGPTISSSRRRPHSPSPPSRRRDHSPTRRRDFSPSPMVHRLRHSPSPSTRRREFSPSPVSHRRRDPVNSPPSSKRRRREESERRHRHHEKDRRDKRKSRSTRSPTGSRLHLPLSRSRSRSPGRWRKLQSRSRSRSRRRSRTPKKSRSPSKSHKSARKHKSKSPRPSRIPSPSPHRSRARSPSSITARNLRVQAKISETSLFAELVKDRNMRELAYKKLQAAKEKAVTQDEVQIIEGTDEKDSSSVSSENKASTDNKDKYVNHKDQLKITNESMKPVDLVDIPVPISDDNGIAGKTPPLPITQTVNASNVIPATNQHMFVYTSPTTTTSVCPVTVTNSPSFPAVTNLQAPPLPQSESANATGLVSMSVPIPVPVPVLPNLSVPPPPIPIPVPAPNTAMSKFNPPNNLVPLKSVDPPKPPIVAFKTKSLSRLPLPPGINQNDLESIDSPPSRSPSPPSKAQMKFPASTTKPPQKKSIKDLPMPPVVPGSEDLSGEDDPNATPPRTKVERVPPKPKLKRPKILKRRSSRNCHMPMSASSGKDWGERSVDVFEVIAQIGEGTYGQVYKAQDKRAGVLVALKKVRLENEKEGFPITAVREIKILRQLNHKNIVNLREIVTDKQDALDFRKDKGSFYLVFEYMDHDLMGLLESGMVDFNEMNNASIMKQLLDGLNYCHSKNFLHRDIKCSNILMNNKGEVKLADFGLARLYNAEDRQRPYTNKVITLWYRPPELLLGEERYGPAIDVWSCGCILGELFSKKPLFQANVEMMQLEMISRVCGTPTPAVWPSVIKLPLWHTLKPKKSHRRRLREDFSFMPAPALDLLDKMLELDPEKRITAADALKSAWLKNVQPEQMPAPQLPTWQDCHELWSKKRRRQQREQQESSAGKMPLLPLPNKGGPHKAMEDLSDVGGSNGY from the exons ATGCCTAGCAGTCGTGATATTGAAAGAGCTGAACGTAATGGAAGATTTCGAGCACGTAGAAGAGATAGTACCAGCAGTGATATAAATCGACATAGTTTTGAAGCACCTGATAAGAAGCATAGAAGGCAtgggaaaaataaaagttctgggaaaaagaaaaagaagagatcgAGAGATAAGTCCATAGAGAATGTTCCAACTGTAGCTTCTTCCATTGTTAAACCTTTGGTTGAATACTCAGATGTGAGTAGCGAAGACTTGTCTGAACCAGAAGCTGGGGAAATTCAGTCAGAAGATAGTAGAGGTAATAGCTATACAGATGGAGAAGTACCTGAAACAGTTTTACAAAGACGTTATTATGGAGGGAGTCCAGTACGTGCACTTGGAGCATCTCCTATTAGTCTTTCGCCATCTCCACCAGTTCAACATAGACATGTTAATAGACATTATTCGCCAAATGAACAACAACCATCTGCAATGCATGGTGGAACACCTGAATATGAAGAAGAGTCTAGACGATAtgcaagaagaaaagagaaaaaacacaaacgagaaaagaagaagaagagaagtcTTAGTCCTTCATCCAGTActgggaaaaagaaaaaacgaaagtcTAAAAGGCATTCTCATAGTCTGAGTCCACACCGCATTGCAGATGAAATTATCATAAGCCCCGATCATGAAAAACCAATTGGAAATTGGTCAGAATCACCGCCTTTACCGTTAAAAGATAGTACCTCACCGATATCACCTGCTACACCACAAGAACAAAGGTGTTTAAGTGATGTAGAACTTGAAATAACAAGGCAACCTCGAAATGTAACTCCTCCATCACTTCCTCCAAGACCAACAGAATCTCCCCATACCCCTTTATTACCTCCGAGAACGACGACGCCAGAGAATAGCAAAGCAAGTTTATCAACAATGAAACATACTCCTGAAAGACAAAAGCATAGTCCTAGTATCCATACGCGACGTAGTAGCATTAGTCCAGGGCCCACTATTAGCTCGAGTCGTAGGAGACCTCATAGTCCATCGCCACCATCAAGACGAAGGGACCATAGCCCAACGAGAAGAAGAGATTTTAGTCCAAGTCCAATGGTGCATAGACTTAGGCACAGTCCTAGTCCTTCAACAAGGCGAAGAGAATTTAGCCCAAGTCCTGTAAGTCACCGACGTAGAGATCCTGTTAATTCTCCACCTTCGAGTAAACGTAGACGGCGAGAAGAATCCGAAAGACGACATAGACATCATGAAAAAGACAGAAGAGATAAAAGGAAGTCGAGGTCAACTAGAAGTCCTACTGGAAGCAG gTTACATTTACCTCTTTCTCGTTCACGATCACGAAGTCCTGGACGATGGCGAAAATTACAATCACGATCTAGATCGCGTTCACGGAGAAGAAGTCGTACTCCAAAAAAATCTCGTTCTCCTAGCAAGTCACATAAATCAGCAAGAAAACACAAATCAAAGAGTCCACGTCCTTCGAGGATACCTTCTCCTTCTCCTCATAGATCCAGAGCAAGAAGCCCCTCAAGTATCACAGCAAGAAATCTCCGAGTACAAGCAAAGATTAGCGAAACTAGTTTATTTGCTGAACTCGTGAAAGATAGAAACATGAGGGAATTAGCATACAAGAAATTACAAGCAGCTAAGGAGAAGGCTGTTACTCAAGATGAAGTTCAAATTATAGAAGGAACTGATGAAAAAGATAGTAGTAGTGTATCTTCTGAGAACAAAGCATCCACAGACAATAAGGATAAGTACGTGAATCATAAAGACCAATTGAAGATAACAAATGAAAGTATGAAGCCTGTTGACCTTGTGGATATTCCTGTTCCAATATCGGATGACAATGGAATAGCGGGAAAGACGCCACCATTGCCAATTACACAAACTGTTAATGCATCAAATGTAATACCTGCAACTAATCAGCATATGTTTGTATATACTTCACCTACAACTACCACTAGTGTCTGTCCAGTGACTGTTACAAATAGTCCAAGTTTCCCAGCTGTTACAAATCTACAAGCACCACCATTGCCACAATCTGAGTCTGCAAATGCAACAGGTTTAGTGTCTATGTCAGTGCCTATTCCTGTACCAGTACCTGTTCTCCCTAATTTATCTGTTCCACCGCCTCCTATACCTATACCAGTTCCAGCACCAAATACGGCTATGTCTAAATTTAATCCTCCTAACAATTTAGTTCCTCTTAAGTCGGTAGATCCTCCTAAGCCTCCTATCGTAGCATTCAAAACTAAAAGTTTATCACGGTTACCATTACCACCTGGAATTAATCAAAATGATTTGGAGAGTATAGACTCACCACCGAGTCGATCTCCAAGTCCGCCTAGTAAGGCACAAATGAAATTCCCAGCTTCAACTACAAAACCACCACAAAAAAAGAGTATTAAAGACTTACCTATGCCACCGG TTGTTCCTGGATCAGAAGATTTAAGTGGAGAAGATGATCCAAATGCAACGCCTCCTCGTACAAAAGTTGAACGTGTACCACCAAAACCGAAATTAAAAAGACcaaaaattttgaaacgtaGAAGTTCTAGAAATTGTCATATGCCTATGTCGGCTTCGAGTGGTAAGGATTGGGGAGAACGCTCTGTTGACGTATTTGAAGTCATAGCTCAAATAGGAGAGGGTACTTATGGACAAGTTTATAAAGCTCAAGACAAACGAGCTGGTGTGCTTGTTGCATTGAAAAAAGTTCgtttggaaaatgaaaaagaaggaTTTCCCATTACGGCAGTAcgagaaattaaaatcttaCGACAACTCAATCACAAAAATATCGTGAATTTGAGGGAAATAGTTACGGACAAACAAGACGCGTTAGATTTTAGAAAg GACAAAGGTTCATTCTATCTCGTATTTGAATACATGGATCATGACTTGATGGGTCTTTTGGAGTCTGGAATGGtcgatttcaatgaaatgAATAATGCAAGCATCATGAAACAGTTATTAGACGGATTAAATTACTGCCACAGTAAAAACTTTTTACATAGAGATATCAAGTGTTCCAATATACTGATGAATAACAA agGAGAAGTTAAATTAGCTGATTTTGGACTTGCAAGACTTTATAATGCTGAAGATAGGCAGCGGCCCTATACGAACAAAGTGATAACTTTGTGGTATAGGCCACCTGAATTATTACTGGGCGAAGAACGTTATGGCCCTGCAATAGATGTGTGGAGTTGTGGCTGTATTTTAggagaattattttctaagaaacCGCTATTTCAA GCAAATGTAGAAATGATGCAGTTGGAGATGATTTCCAGAGTCTGTGGTACACCGACTCCTGCCGTTTGGCCTTCTGTGATAAAACTGCCATTATGGCATACATTGAAACCAAAAAAATCACATAGAAGACGTTTACGAGAAGATTTTTCATTCATGCCAGCACCAGCACTGGATCTTTTAGATAAAATGCTGGAATTAGATCCAGAAAAGCGAATAACGGCTGCTGATGCACTTAAAAGTGCATGGCTGAAAAATGTTCAACCTGAGCA gATGCCAGCACCTCAGCTTCCTACTTGGCAAGACTGTCATGAGCTCTGGAGTAAAAAACGAAGACGTCAGCAGCGTGAGCAACAAGAAAGCTCTGCTGGAAAGATGCCTCTTCTCCCTCTTCCAAATAAAGGAGGTCCCCATAAGGCTATGGAAGATCTGTCTGATGTCGGGGG GTCAAATGGATACTAA